Proteins found in one Arvicola amphibius chromosome 18, mArvAmp1.2, whole genome shotgun sequence genomic segment:
- the LOC119803945 gene encoding eukaryotic translation initiation factor 1, which yields MSAIQNLNSFDPFADASKGDDLLPAGTEDYIHIRIQQRNGRKTLTTVQGIADDYDKKKLVKAFKKKFACNGTVIEHPEYGEVIQLQGDQRKNICQFLIEIGLAKDDQLKVHGF from the coding sequence ATGTCCGCTATTCAGAACCTCAACTCTTTCGACCCCTTTGCTGATGCAAGTAAAGGTGATGACCTGCTTCCTGCTGGCACTGAGGATTATATCCATATAAGAATTCAGCAGAGAAACGGCAGGAAGACCCTTACCACAGTCCAAGGGATCGCTGATGATTACGATAAAAAGAAACTAGTGAAGGCGTTTAAGAAGAAATTTGCGTGCAATGGTACTGTAATTGAGCATCCAGAATATGGAGAAGTAATTCAGCTACAGGGTGACCAGCGCAAGAACATATGCCAGTTCCTCATAGAGATTGGACTGGCTAAGGACGATCAGCTGAAGGTTCATGGGTTTTAA